Proteins encoded together in one Felis catus isolate Fca126 chromosome B3, F.catus_Fca126_mat1.0, whole genome shotgun sequence window:
- the MAN2A2 gene encoding alpha-mannosidase 2x isoform X1, protein MKLKKQVTVCGAAIFCVAVFSLYLMLDRVQHDPTRHQNGGNFPRSQISVLQNRIEQLEQLLEENHEIISHIKDSVLELTANAEGPPAMVPYYTANGSWVVPPEPRPSFFSVSPQDCQFALGGRGQKPELQMLTISEELPFDNVDGGVWKQGFDISYSPHDWDAEDLQVFVVPHSHNDPGWIKTFDKYYTEQTQHILNSMVSKLQEDPRRRFLWAEVSFFAKWWDNINAQKRAAVRRLVGNGQLEIVTGGWVMPDEANSHYFALIDQLIEGHQWLEKNLGATPRSGWAVDPFGHSPTIPYLLRRANLTSMLIQRVHYAIKKHFASTHSLEFMWRQNWDSDSSTDLFCHMMPFYSYDVPHTCGPDPKICCQFDFKRLPGGRINCPWKVPPRAITEANVAERAALLLDQYRKKSRLFRSNVLLVPLGDDFRYDKPQEWDAQFFNYQRLFDFLNSKPDLHVQAQFGTLSDYFDALYKRTGVEPGARPPGFPVLSGDFFSYADREDHYWTGYYTSRPFYKSLDRVLEAHLRGAEILYSLAVAHARRSGLASQYPLSNFALLTEARRTLGLFQHHDAITGTAKEAVVADYGVRLLRSLVSLKQVIINAAHYLVLGDKEAYHFDPEAPFLQMDDTRLNHDALPERTVIQLDSSPRYVVLFNPLEQERFSVVSLLVSSPRVRVLSEEGQPLAVQISAHWSSATDVVPDVYQQVSVPIRLPALGLGVLQLQLGLDGHRTLPSSVRIYLHGRQLSVSRQDAFPLRVIDSGTGDFALSNRYMQVWFSGLTGLLKSIRRVDEEQERRVDVEFLVYGTRTSKDKSGAYLFLPDGEAQPYVPRDPPVLRVTEGPFFSEVVAYYEHVRQVVRLYNLPGVEGLSLDMSSLVDIRDYVNKELALRIHTDIDSQGAFFTDLNGFQVQPRRYLKKLPLQANFYPMPVMAYIQDAQNRLTLHTAQALGVSSLHDGQLEVILDRRLMQDDNRGLGQGLKDNKRTCNHFRLLLERRTLGSEPGFFSKLAAMFRGLIFHSSRSDNREVQDGRTTSYPSLLSHLTSTYLNTPVLALPVAKRQLPGPGLRSFHPLASSLPCDFHLLNLRTLQAEDDALPSAETALILHRKGFDCGLEAKNLGFNCTTSQGKVALGSLFHGLDVGFLQPTSLTLLYPLASPSNSTDIYLEPMEIATFRLRLG, encoded by the exons ATGAAGCTGAAAAAGCAGGTGACAGTGTGTGGGGCTGCTATCTTCTGTGTGGCCGTCTTCTCGCTCTACCTCATGTTGGACCGAGTGCAGCATGATCCCACCCGTCACCAGAATGGTGGGAACTTCCCCCGG AGCCAAATTTCTGTGCTGCAGAACCGCATCGAGCAGCTGGAACAGCTGTTGGaggagaaccatgagatcatcagcCACATCAAGGACTCTGTGCTGGAGCTGACGGCCAATGCGGAGGGCCCGCCCGCCATGGTGCCCTACTACACGGCCAACGGCTCCTGGGTGGTGCCTCCAGAGCCCCGGCCCagcttcttctctgtctccccccaagACTGCCAGTTTGCTCTGGGGGGCCGGGGCCAGAAGCCAGAGCTGCAG ATGCTGACTATATCGGAGGAGTTGCCGTTTGACAACGTGGATGGCGGCGTGTGGAAGCAAGGCTTCGACATCTCCTACAGCCCGCACGACTGGGACGCCGAAGACTTGCAGGTGTTCGTGGTGCCACACTCTCACAATGACCCAG GCTGGATCAAGACCTTTGACAAGTACTACACTGAGCAGACCCAGCACATCCTTAACAGCATGGTGTCCAAGCTGCAGGAGGACCCCCGGCGGCGCTTCCTCTGGGCGGAAGTCTCTTTCTTTGCCAAGTGGTGGGACAACATCAACGCGCAAAAGAGAGCAGCCGTGCGAAG GCTGGTGGGAAACGGGCAGCTGGAGATTGTGACAGGAGGCTGGGTGATGCCGGACGAGGCCAACTCCCATTACTTTGCCCTGATTGACCAGCTCATTGAAGGACACCAATGGCTGGAGAAAAACCTCG GAGCAACCCCACGCTCTGGCTGGGCCGTGGACCCCTTTGGACACAGCCCCACCATTCCTTACCTGCTGCGCCGTGCCAACCTGACCAGCATGCTGATTCAGAGAGTGCACTATGCCATCAAGAAGCACTTTGCCTCCACCCACAGTCTGGAGTTCATGTGGAGACAGAACTGGG ACTCGGACTCCAGCACAGACCTCTTCTGCCACATGATGCCCTTCTACAGCTACGATGTGCCCCATACCTGTGGCCCGGATCCCAAGATCTGCTGCCAGTTTGATTTCAAACGCTTGCCTGGTGGGCGCATAAACTGCCCCTGGAAGGTGCCGCCCCGGGCGATCACAGAGGCAAACGTGGCTGAGAG GGCAGCGCTGCTCCTGGACCAGTACCGGAAGAAGTCCCGCCTGTTCCGAAGCAACGTCCTCCTGGTGCCGCTGGGGGATGACTTCCGATACGACAAGCCCCAGGAGTGGGACGCCCAGTTCTTCAACTACCAGCGGCTCTTTGACTTTCTCAACAGCAAACCTGACCTCCACGTGCAG GCCCAGTTTGGCACCCTCTCTGACTATTTTGACGCTCTGTACAAGAGGACAGGGGTAGAGCCGGGGGCACGGCCCCCAGGGTTTCCCGTGCTGAGCGGGGATTTCTTCTCCTATGCCGACCGAGAGGACCATTACTGGACAGGCTATTACACTTCCCGGCCCTTCTACAAGAGCTTGGACCGGGTCCTGGAAGCCCACCTGCG GGGCGCGGAGATCCTGTACAGCCTGGCTGTAGCTCACGCGCGCCGCTCTGGACTGGCTAGCCAGTACCCGCTCTCCAACTTCGCCCTTCTGACGGAAGCTCGGCGCACCCTGGGGCTCTTCCAGCACCACGATGCCATCACCGGCACTGCGAAGGAGGCGGTCGTGGCAGACTATGGCGTCAG GCTCCTGCGCTCCCTCGTCAGCCTGAAGCAGGTCATCATCAACGCGGCACACTATCTGGTGCTGGGGGACAAGGAGGCTTACCACTTTGACCCTGAGGCTCCCTTCCTCCAAATG GATGACACCCGCTTAAATCACGATGCCCTGCCGGAGCGCACAGTAATCCAACTGGATTCCTCGCCCAG GTACGTGGTGCTGTTCAACCCGCTGGAACAGGAGCGGTTCAGTGTGGTGTCCCTGCTGGTCAGCTCGCCCCGGGTGCGTGTCCTTTCTGAGGAGGGTCAGCCCCTGGCCGTGCAGATCAGCGCACACTGGAGCTCTGCCACTGACGTGGTCCCTGACGTCTACCAG CAGGTGTCTGTGCCCATCCGCCTGCCGGCCCTTGGCCTCGGCGTGCTGCAGCTGCAGCTGGGCCTGGACGGGCACCGCACCCTGCCCTCCTCTGTGCGCATCTACCTGCACGGCCGGCAGCTGTCCGTCAGCAGACAGGACGCCTTCCCTCTACGCGTCATCGACTCTGGCACCGGTGACTTCGCCCTCAGCAACCGCTACATGCAGGTCTGGTTCTCGGGCCTTACCGGGCTCCTCAAG AGCATCCGAAGGGTGGACGAGGAGCAGGAGCGGCGGGTGGACGTGGAGTTCCTCGTCTATGGCACCCGCACGTCCAAAGACAAGAGCGGAGCCTACCTCTTCCTGCCTGACGGGGAGGCCCAG CCCTACGTCCCCAGGGACCCCCCCGTGCTGCGTGTCACCGAAGGCCCTTTCTTCTCAGAGGTGGTCGCGTACTACGAGCACGTTCGCCAGGTGGTCCGGCTCTATAACCTGCCAG GGGTGGAGGGGCTCTCTCTGGACATGTCGTCCCTGGTGGACATTCGGGACTACGTCAACAAGGAGCTGGCCCTGCGCATCCACACAGACATTGACAGCCAGGGTGCCTTCTTCACGGACCTCAATGGCTTTCAG GTGCAGCCCCGGCGCTATCTGAAGAAGCTACCCCTGCAGGCCAACTTCTACCCCATGCCGGTCATGGCCTACATCCAGGACGCCCAGAACCGCCTCACCCTGCACACTGCGCAGGCCCTGGGTGTCTCCAGCCTGCACGATG GCCAGCTGGAGGTGATCCTGGACCGTCGGCTGATGCAGGACGACAACCGGGGTCTGGGCCAAGGGCTCAAGGACAACAAAAGAACCTGCAACCATTTCCGCCTGCTGTTGGAACGGCGAACCCTGGGCAGTGAG CCTGGCTTTTTCTCCAAACTGGCAGCCATGTTTAGGGGCTTGATCTTTCACAGCAGCAGGAGCGATAACCGAGAG GTCCAGGATGGCCGCACTACCAGCTACCCATCCCTCCTCAGCCACCTGACCTCCACGTACCTGAATACCCCCGTGCTTGCCCTGCCCGTAGCCAAGAGGCAGCTCCCGGGCCCCGGTCTGCGCTCATTTCATCccctggcctcctccctgccctgcgaTTTCCACCTGCTTAACCTGCGGACGCTGCAGGCCGAG GACGATGCCCTGCCCTCGGCAGAAACCGCACTCATCTTACACCGCAAGGGTTTCGACTGCGGCCTTGAGGCCAAGAACTTGGGCTTCAACTGCACCACGAGCCAAGGCAAG GTGGCCCTGGGGAGCCTTTTCCACGGCCTGGATGTGGGTTTCCTGCAGCCAACCTCCTTGACGTTACTGTACCCTCTGGCCTCCCCCTCCAACAGCACTGACATCTATTTGGAGCCCATGGAGATTGCCACCTTCCGCCTCCGCTTGGGCTAG
- the MAN2A2 gene encoding alpha-mannosidase 2x isoform X3: MKLKKQVTVCGAAIFCVAVFSLYLMLDRVQHDPTRHQNGGNFPRSQISVLQNRIEQLEQLLEENHEIISHIKDSVLELTANAEGPPAMVPYYTANGSWVVPPEPRPSFFSVSPQDCQFALGGRGQKPELQMLTISEELPFDNVDGGVWKQGFDISYSPHDWDAEDLQVFVVPHSHNDPGWIKTFDKYYTEQTQHILNSMVSKLQEDPRRRFLWAEVSFFAKWWDNINAQKRAAVRRLVGNGQLEIVTGGWVMPDEANSHYFALIDQLIEGHQWLEKNLGATPRSGWAVDPFGHSPTIPYLLRRANLTSMLIQRVHYAIKKHFASTHSLEFMWRQNWDSDSSTDLFCHMMPFYSYDVPHTCGPDPKICCQFDFKRLPGGRINCPWKVPPRAITEANVAERAALLLDQYRKKSRLFRSNVLLVPLGDDFRYDKPQEWDAQFFNYQRLFDFLNSKPDLHVQAQFGTLSDYFDALYKRTGVEPGARPPGFPVLSGDFFSYADREDHYWTGYYTSRPFYKSLDRVLEAHLRGAEILYSLAVAHARRSGLASQYPLSNFALLTEARRTLGLFQHHDAITGTAKEAVVADYGVRLLRSLVSLKQVIINAAHYLVLGDKEAYHFDPEAPFLQMDDTRLNHDALPERTVIQLDSSPRYVVLFNPLEQERFSVVSLLVSSPRVRVLSEEGQPLAVQISAHWSSATDVVPDVYQQVSVPIRLPALGLGVLQLQLGLDGHRTLPSSVRIYLHGRQLSVSRQDAFPLRVIDSGTGDFALSNRYMQVWFSGLTGLLKSIRRVDEEQERRVDVEFLVYGTRTSKDKSGAYLFLPDGEAQPYVPRDPPVLRVTEGPFFSEVVAYYEHVRQVVRLYNLPGVEGLSLDMSSLVDIRDYVNKELALRIHTDIDSQGAFFTDLNGFQVQPRRYLKKLPLQANFYPMPVMAYIQDAQNRLTLHTAQALGVSSLHDGQLEVILDRRLMQDDNRGLGQGLKDNKRTCNHFRLLLERRTLGSEVQDGRTTSYPSLLSHLTSTYLNTPVLALPVAKRQLPGPGLRSFHPLASSLPCDFHLLNLRTLQAEDDALPSAETALILHRKGFDCGLEAKNLGFNCTTSQGKVALGSLFHGLDVGFLQPTSLTLLYPLASPSNSTDIYLEPMEIATFRLRLG; encoded by the exons ATGAAGCTGAAAAAGCAGGTGACAGTGTGTGGGGCTGCTATCTTCTGTGTGGCCGTCTTCTCGCTCTACCTCATGTTGGACCGAGTGCAGCATGATCCCACCCGTCACCAGAATGGTGGGAACTTCCCCCGG AGCCAAATTTCTGTGCTGCAGAACCGCATCGAGCAGCTGGAACAGCTGTTGGaggagaaccatgagatcatcagcCACATCAAGGACTCTGTGCTGGAGCTGACGGCCAATGCGGAGGGCCCGCCCGCCATGGTGCCCTACTACACGGCCAACGGCTCCTGGGTGGTGCCTCCAGAGCCCCGGCCCagcttcttctctgtctccccccaagACTGCCAGTTTGCTCTGGGGGGCCGGGGCCAGAAGCCAGAGCTGCAG ATGCTGACTATATCGGAGGAGTTGCCGTTTGACAACGTGGATGGCGGCGTGTGGAAGCAAGGCTTCGACATCTCCTACAGCCCGCACGACTGGGACGCCGAAGACTTGCAGGTGTTCGTGGTGCCACACTCTCACAATGACCCAG GCTGGATCAAGACCTTTGACAAGTACTACACTGAGCAGACCCAGCACATCCTTAACAGCATGGTGTCCAAGCTGCAGGAGGACCCCCGGCGGCGCTTCCTCTGGGCGGAAGTCTCTTTCTTTGCCAAGTGGTGGGACAACATCAACGCGCAAAAGAGAGCAGCCGTGCGAAG GCTGGTGGGAAACGGGCAGCTGGAGATTGTGACAGGAGGCTGGGTGATGCCGGACGAGGCCAACTCCCATTACTTTGCCCTGATTGACCAGCTCATTGAAGGACACCAATGGCTGGAGAAAAACCTCG GAGCAACCCCACGCTCTGGCTGGGCCGTGGACCCCTTTGGACACAGCCCCACCATTCCTTACCTGCTGCGCCGTGCCAACCTGACCAGCATGCTGATTCAGAGAGTGCACTATGCCATCAAGAAGCACTTTGCCTCCACCCACAGTCTGGAGTTCATGTGGAGACAGAACTGGG ACTCGGACTCCAGCACAGACCTCTTCTGCCACATGATGCCCTTCTACAGCTACGATGTGCCCCATACCTGTGGCCCGGATCCCAAGATCTGCTGCCAGTTTGATTTCAAACGCTTGCCTGGTGGGCGCATAAACTGCCCCTGGAAGGTGCCGCCCCGGGCGATCACAGAGGCAAACGTGGCTGAGAG GGCAGCGCTGCTCCTGGACCAGTACCGGAAGAAGTCCCGCCTGTTCCGAAGCAACGTCCTCCTGGTGCCGCTGGGGGATGACTTCCGATACGACAAGCCCCAGGAGTGGGACGCCCAGTTCTTCAACTACCAGCGGCTCTTTGACTTTCTCAACAGCAAACCTGACCTCCACGTGCAG GCCCAGTTTGGCACCCTCTCTGACTATTTTGACGCTCTGTACAAGAGGACAGGGGTAGAGCCGGGGGCACGGCCCCCAGGGTTTCCCGTGCTGAGCGGGGATTTCTTCTCCTATGCCGACCGAGAGGACCATTACTGGACAGGCTATTACACTTCCCGGCCCTTCTACAAGAGCTTGGACCGGGTCCTGGAAGCCCACCTGCG GGGCGCGGAGATCCTGTACAGCCTGGCTGTAGCTCACGCGCGCCGCTCTGGACTGGCTAGCCAGTACCCGCTCTCCAACTTCGCCCTTCTGACGGAAGCTCGGCGCACCCTGGGGCTCTTCCAGCACCACGATGCCATCACCGGCACTGCGAAGGAGGCGGTCGTGGCAGACTATGGCGTCAG GCTCCTGCGCTCCCTCGTCAGCCTGAAGCAGGTCATCATCAACGCGGCACACTATCTGGTGCTGGGGGACAAGGAGGCTTACCACTTTGACCCTGAGGCTCCCTTCCTCCAAATG GATGACACCCGCTTAAATCACGATGCCCTGCCGGAGCGCACAGTAATCCAACTGGATTCCTCGCCCAG GTACGTGGTGCTGTTCAACCCGCTGGAACAGGAGCGGTTCAGTGTGGTGTCCCTGCTGGTCAGCTCGCCCCGGGTGCGTGTCCTTTCTGAGGAGGGTCAGCCCCTGGCCGTGCAGATCAGCGCACACTGGAGCTCTGCCACTGACGTGGTCCCTGACGTCTACCAG CAGGTGTCTGTGCCCATCCGCCTGCCGGCCCTTGGCCTCGGCGTGCTGCAGCTGCAGCTGGGCCTGGACGGGCACCGCACCCTGCCCTCCTCTGTGCGCATCTACCTGCACGGCCGGCAGCTGTCCGTCAGCAGACAGGACGCCTTCCCTCTACGCGTCATCGACTCTGGCACCGGTGACTTCGCCCTCAGCAACCGCTACATGCAGGTCTGGTTCTCGGGCCTTACCGGGCTCCTCAAG AGCATCCGAAGGGTGGACGAGGAGCAGGAGCGGCGGGTGGACGTGGAGTTCCTCGTCTATGGCACCCGCACGTCCAAAGACAAGAGCGGAGCCTACCTCTTCCTGCCTGACGGGGAGGCCCAG CCCTACGTCCCCAGGGACCCCCCCGTGCTGCGTGTCACCGAAGGCCCTTTCTTCTCAGAGGTGGTCGCGTACTACGAGCACGTTCGCCAGGTGGTCCGGCTCTATAACCTGCCAG GGGTGGAGGGGCTCTCTCTGGACATGTCGTCCCTGGTGGACATTCGGGACTACGTCAACAAGGAGCTGGCCCTGCGCATCCACACAGACATTGACAGCCAGGGTGCCTTCTTCACGGACCTCAATGGCTTTCAG GTGCAGCCCCGGCGCTATCTGAAGAAGCTACCCCTGCAGGCCAACTTCTACCCCATGCCGGTCATGGCCTACATCCAGGACGCCCAGAACCGCCTCACCCTGCACACTGCGCAGGCCCTGGGTGTCTCCAGCCTGCACGATG GCCAGCTGGAGGTGATCCTGGACCGTCGGCTGATGCAGGACGACAACCGGGGTCTGGGCCAAGGGCTCAAGGACAACAAAAGAACCTGCAACCATTTCCGCCTGCTGTTGGAACGGCGAACCCTGGGCAGTGAG GTCCAGGATGGCCGCACTACCAGCTACCCATCCCTCCTCAGCCACCTGACCTCCACGTACCTGAATACCCCCGTGCTTGCCCTGCCCGTAGCCAAGAGGCAGCTCCCGGGCCCCGGTCTGCGCTCATTTCATCccctggcctcctccctgccctgcgaTTTCCACCTGCTTAACCTGCGGACGCTGCAGGCCGAG GACGATGCCCTGCCCTCGGCAGAAACCGCACTCATCTTACACCGCAAGGGTTTCGACTGCGGCCTTGAGGCCAAGAACTTGGGCTTCAACTGCACCACGAGCCAAGGCAAG GTGGCCCTGGGGAGCCTTTTCCACGGCCTGGATGTGGGTTTCCTGCAGCCAACCTCCTTGACGTTACTGTACCCTCTGGCCTCCCCCTCCAACAGCACTGACATCTATTTGGAGCCCATGGAGATTGCCACCTTCCGCCTCCGCTTGGGCTAG
- the MAN2A2 gene encoding alpha-mannosidase 2x isoform X4, which translates to MKLKKQVTVCGAAIFCVAVFSLYLMLDRVQHDPTRHQNGGNFPRSQISVLQNRIEQLEQLLEENHEIISHIKDSVLELTANAEGPPAMVPYYTANGSWVVPPEPRPSFFSVSPQDCQFALGGRGQKPELQMLTISEELPFDNVDGGVWKQGFDISYSPHDWDAEDLQVFVVPHSHNDPGWIKTFDKYYTEQTQHILNSMVSKLQEDPRRRFLWAEVSFFAKWWDNINAQKRAAVRRLVGNGQLEIVTGGWVMPDEANSHYFALIDQLIEGHQWLEKNLGATPRSGWAVDPFGHSPTIPYLLRRANLTSMLIQRVHYAIKKHFASTHSLEFMWRQNWDSDSSTDLFCHMMPFYSYDVPHTCGPDPKICCQFDFKRLPGGRINCPWKVPPRAITEANVAERAALLLDQYRKKSRLFRSNVLLVPLGDDFRYDKPQEWDAQFFNYQRLFDFLNSKPDLHVQAQFGTLSDYFDALYKRTGVEPGARPPGFPVLSGDFFSYADREDHYWTGYYTSRPFYKSLDRVLEAHLRGAEILYSLAVAHARRSGLASQYPLSNFALLTEARRTLGLFQHHDAITGTAKEAVVADYGVRLLRSLVSLKQVIINAAHYLVLGDKEAYHFDPEAPFLQMDDTRLNHDALPERTVIQLDSSPRYVVLFNPLEQERFSVVSLLVSSPRVRVLSEEGQPLAVQISAHWSSATDVVPDVYQVSVPIRLPALGLGVLQLQLGLDGHRTLPSSVRIYLHGRQLSVSRQDAFPLRVIDSGTGDFALSNRYMQVWFSGLTGLLKSIRRVDEEQERRVDVEFLVYGTRTSKDKSGAYLFLPDGEAQPYVPRDPPVLRVTEGPFFSEVVAYYEHVRQVVRLYNLPGVEGLSLDMSSLVDIRDYVNKELALRIHTDIDSQGAFFTDLNGFQVQPRRYLKKLPLQANFYPMPVMAYIQDAQNRLTLHTAQALGVSSLHDGQLEVILDRRLMQDDNRGLGQGLKDNKRTCNHFRLLLERRTLGSEVQDGRTTSYPSLLSHLTSTYLNTPVLALPVAKRQLPGPGLRSFHPLASSLPCDFHLLNLRTLQAEDDALPSAETALILHRKGFDCGLEAKNLGFNCTTSQGKVALGSLFHGLDVGFLQPTSLTLLYPLASPSNSTDIYLEPMEIATFRLRLG; encoded by the exons ATGAAGCTGAAAAAGCAGGTGACAGTGTGTGGGGCTGCTATCTTCTGTGTGGCCGTCTTCTCGCTCTACCTCATGTTGGACCGAGTGCAGCATGATCCCACCCGTCACCAGAATGGTGGGAACTTCCCCCGG AGCCAAATTTCTGTGCTGCAGAACCGCATCGAGCAGCTGGAACAGCTGTTGGaggagaaccatgagatcatcagcCACATCAAGGACTCTGTGCTGGAGCTGACGGCCAATGCGGAGGGCCCGCCCGCCATGGTGCCCTACTACACGGCCAACGGCTCCTGGGTGGTGCCTCCAGAGCCCCGGCCCagcttcttctctgtctccccccaagACTGCCAGTTTGCTCTGGGGGGCCGGGGCCAGAAGCCAGAGCTGCAG ATGCTGACTATATCGGAGGAGTTGCCGTTTGACAACGTGGATGGCGGCGTGTGGAAGCAAGGCTTCGACATCTCCTACAGCCCGCACGACTGGGACGCCGAAGACTTGCAGGTGTTCGTGGTGCCACACTCTCACAATGACCCAG GCTGGATCAAGACCTTTGACAAGTACTACACTGAGCAGACCCAGCACATCCTTAACAGCATGGTGTCCAAGCTGCAGGAGGACCCCCGGCGGCGCTTCCTCTGGGCGGAAGTCTCTTTCTTTGCCAAGTGGTGGGACAACATCAACGCGCAAAAGAGAGCAGCCGTGCGAAG GCTGGTGGGAAACGGGCAGCTGGAGATTGTGACAGGAGGCTGGGTGATGCCGGACGAGGCCAACTCCCATTACTTTGCCCTGATTGACCAGCTCATTGAAGGACACCAATGGCTGGAGAAAAACCTCG GAGCAACCCCACGCTCTGGCTGGGCCGTGGACCCCTTTGGACACAGCCCCACCATTCCTTACCTGCTGCGCCGTGCCAACCTGACCAGCATGCTGATTCAGAGAGTGCACTATGCCATCAAGAAGCACTTTGCCTCCACCCACAGTCTGGAGTTCATGTGGAGACAGAACTGGG ACTCGGACTCCAGCACAGACCTCTTCTGCCACATGATGCCCTTCTACAGCTACGATGTGCCCCATACCTGTGGCCCGGATCCCAAGATCTGCTGCCAGTTTGATTTCAAACGCTTGCCTGGTGGGCGCATAAACTGCCCCTGGAAGGTGCCGCCCCGGGCGATCACAGAGGCAAACGTGGCTGAGAG GGCAGCGCTGCTCCTGGACCAGTACCGGAAGAAGTCCCGCCTGTTCCGAAGCAACGTCCTCCTGGTGCCGCTGGGGGATGACTTCCGATACGACAAGCCCCAGGAGTGGGACGCCCAGTTCTTCAACTACCAGCGGCTCTTTGACTTTCTCAACAGCAAACCTGACCTCCACGTGCAG GCCCAGTTTGGCACCCTCTCTGACTATTTTGACGCTCTGTACAAGAGGACAGGGGTAGAGCCGGGGGCACGGCCCCCAGGGTTTCCCGTGCTGAGCGGGGATTTCTTCTCCTATGCCGACCGAGAGGACCATTACTGGACAGGCTATTACACTTCCCGGCCCTTCTACAAGAGCTTGGACCGGGTCCTGGAAGCCCACCTGCG GGGCGCGGAGATCCTGTACAGCCTGGCTGTAGCTCACGCGCGCCGCTCTGGACTGGCTAGCCAGTACCCGCTCTCCAACTTCGCCCTTCTGACGGAAGCTCGGCGCACCCTGGGGCTCTTCCAGCACCACGATGCCATCACCGGCACTGCGAAGGAGGCGGTCGTGGCAGACTATGGCGTCAG GCTCCTGCGCTCCCTCGTCAGCCTGAAGCAGGTCATCATCAACGCGGCACACTATCTGGTGCTGGGGGACAAGGAGGCTTACCACTTTGACCCTGAGGCTCCCTTCCTCCAAATG GATGACACCCGCTTAAATCACGATGCCCTGCCGGAGCGCACAGTAATCCAACTGGATTCCTCGCCCAG GTACGTGGTGCTGTTCAACCCGCTGGAACAGGAGCGGTTCAGTGTGGTGTCCCTGCTGGTCAGCTCGCCCCGGGTGCGTGTCCTTTCTGAGGAGGGTCAGCCCCTGGCCGTGCAGATCAGCGCACACTGGAGCTCTGCCACTGACGTGGTCCCTGACGTCTACCAG GTGTCTGTGCCCATCCGCCTGCCGGCCCTTGGCCTCGGCGTGCTGCAGCTGCAGCTGGGCCTGGACGGGCACCGCACCCTGCCCTCCTCTGTGCGCATCTACCTGCACGGCCGGCAGCTGTCCGTCAGCAGACAGGACGCCTTCCCTCTACGCGTCATCGACTCTGGCACCGGTGACTTCGCCCTCAGCAACCGCTACATGCAGGTCTGGTTCTCGGGCCTTACCGGGCTCCTCAAG AGCATCCGAAGGGTGGACGAGGAGCAGGAGCGGCGGGTGGACGTGGAGTTCCTCGTCTATGGCACCCGCACGTCCAAAGACAAGAGCGGAGCCTACCTCTTCCTGCCTGACGGGGAGGCCCAG CCCTACGTCCCCAGGGACCCCCCCGTGCTGCGTGTCACCGAAGGCCCTTTCTTCTCAGAGGTGGTCGCGTACTACGAGCACGTTCGCCAGGTGGTCCGGCTCTATAACCTGCCAG GGGTGGAGGGGCTCTCTCTGGACATGTCGTCCCTGGTGGACATTCGGGACTACGTCAACAAGGAGCTGGCCCTGCGCATCCACACAGACATTGACAGCCAGGGTGCCTTCTTCACGGACCTCAATGGCTTTCAG GTGCAGCCCCGGCGCTATCTGAAGAAGCTACCCCTGCAGGCCAACTTCTACCCCATGCCGGTCATGGCCTACATCCAGGACGCCCAGAACCGCCTCACCCTGCACACTGCGCAGGCCCTGGGTGTCTCCAGCCTGCACGATG GCCAGCTGGAGGTGATCCTGGACCGTCGGCTGATGCAGGACGACAACCGGGGTCTGGGCCAAGGGCTCAAGGACAACAAAAGAACCTGCAACCATTTCCGCCTGCTGTTGGAACGGCGAACCCTGGGCAGTGAG GTCCAGGATGGCCGCACTACCAGCTACCCATCCCTCCTCAGCCACCTGACCTCCACGTACCTGAATACCCCCGTGCTTGCCCTGCCCGTAGCCAAGAGGCAGCTCCCGGGCCCCGGTCTGCGCTCATTTCATCccctggcctcctccctgccctgcgaTTTCCACCTGCTTAACCTGCGGACGCTGCAGGCCGAG GACGATGCCCTGCCCTCGGCAGAAACCGCACTCATCTTACACCGCAAGGGTTTCGACTGCGGCCTTGAGGCCAAGAACTTGGGCTTCAACTGCACCACGAGCCAAGGCAAG GTGGCCCTGGGGAGCCTTTTCCACGGCCTGGATGTGGGTTTCCTGCAGCCAACCTCCTTGACGTTACTGTACCCTCTGGCCTCCCCCTCCAACAGCACTGACATCTATTTGGAGCCCATGGAGATTGCCACCTTCCGCCTCCGCTTGGGCTAG